A genomic segment from Candidatus Poribacteria bacterium encodes:
- a CDS encoding DUF2088 domain-containing protein has translation MHFVIHKWRATMNNTATVYSRAWYGDEELTLNFPTGWEVETLGPKDAPALSDTQIERAFAEPIGTPQISELSKGKKSAAIIVDDLSRPTPAASVIPFLLRELTAAGVPKSEIRFVVGGGSHRPLTDEEVAKKIGADIAAEYEATSHDFMSGDLRALGNLDNGMPIYLNRVVADADFKICLGGIYPHGSVGFGGGAKLVVPGIAGFATMFYFHTFSPGRGHAVIERRGSEPDHRDFSEAVAGVLGLDVIANVVLNSRREICGLFVGDFVQAHRKGAYFALDTYGTEIPEASRKETDLVVLNCYPLDSDPIQTGKAMWALSHFEKAHSMALNPASDGICYHGLFEQIDYTRFLQQQAERAASELPAPQLGTQEQLHVWSEHFLVDDFYKKHPGALLFRDLEQLIALFAERLPAQAKVAVLPAAGIQVLANES, from the coding sequence ATGCATTTTGTGATCCACAAATGGAGGGCAACTATGAACAACACTGCTACAGTATACTCCCGTGCTTGGTACGGAGACGAGGAACTGACGCTGAATTTTCCGACCGGCTGGGAAGTAGAAACGTTGGGTCCGAAAGATGCCCCTGCACTTTCTGATACCCAAATTGAACGTGCATTTGCCGAACCGATCGGCACCCCCCAAATTTCGGAATTGTCAAAAGGTAAGAAGAGTGCTGCTATTATCGTAGATGACTTGAGCCGTCCGACGCCTGCTGCGAGCGTTATTCCGTTTCTCCTACGTGAGTTAACTGCGGCAGGTGTCCCGAAATCTGAGATACGATTTGTTGTCGGTGGCGGTTCACACCGTCCACTCACTGATGAAGAGGTTGCAAAAAAGATCGGAGCGGATATTGCGGCTGAATATGAAGCGACAAGCCACGACTTTATGAGTGGGGATCTACGTGCCTTGGGAAACCTTGATAACGGTATGCCGATCTATCTGAATCGTGTTGTTGCAGATGCGGATTTCAAGATTTGTTTGGGCGGCATCTATCCACACGGTTCCGTCGGTTTCGGCGGTGGTGCGAAGTTAGTTGTCCCGGGGATTGCTGGTTTCGCGACGATGTTCTATTTCCATACCTTTTCGCCGGGACGTGGGCACGCTGTGATTGAAAGAAGAGGGAGCGAGCCGGATCATCGCGATTTCTCCGAAGCCGTGGCGGGTGTTCTCGGTCTTGACGTTATCGCTAACGTTGTGCTCAATAGCCGTCGGGAAATTTGTGGGCTGTTCGTGGGTGATTTTGTGCAGGCACACCGCAAGGGAGCATACTTCGCTTTGGACACCTACGGCACAGAGATACCGGAGGCAAGCCGAAAAGAGACCGATCTGGTCGTGCTTAACTGCTATCCGCTTGACAGCGACCCGATTCAAACGGGTAAGGCGATGTGGGCACTCTCGCATTTTGAGAAGGCACACAGCATGGCACTCAATCCGGCGAGTGATGGCATCTGTTACCACGGTTTATTTGAACAGATTGATTATACCCGCTTCCTACAGCAGCAGGCGGAACGGGCAGCGTCTGAACTACCAGCCCCACAACTCGGCACTCAAGAGCAGCTACACGTCTGGTCGGAACACTTCTTGGTAGACGATTTTTACAAGAAGCATCCGGGCGCGCTCCTTTTCCGAGATCTGGAGCAGTTGATTGCTTTGTTTGCAGAAAGACTCCCCGCACAAGCGAAGGTTGCTGTCCTGCCAGCCGCTGGCATCCAAGTACTCGCAAATGAATCATAA
- a CDS encoding TRAP transporter large permease: MGLIIGIGLVGFALFGGALFVLLGGASIIGYATAGEPISTILIDFNRLTRNSTILIIPLFTFAGYIVAEGKAPQRLVAFARASVGWLPGGIAVVVLFTCAFFTTFTGASGITIIALGGLLYPILRQTYNERFSLGLVTASGSIGLLFPPSVPLILYAIIAQVRIDRMFLAGILPGILILAILSFYSCGWSLFKRTETTPFDWRVFLRTLWEAKWEMLLPFIVLGGILSGIVTLDEAAALTALYACIVEIGIHRSISLRVLPRIVKESTVLVGAILIILGVALGLTNYLITLDVPMTVLDWIQSTTESRVITLIGLNIFLLIVGCLMDIFSAVIIVVPLLLPIAEEFGIDKAHLGIIVLTNLEIGYLTPPVGMNLFISSMKFDRSVLLLYRSVLLFIALLMIALVLVTYVPELSLWLPRALGKTPQPLF; this comes from the coding sequence ATGGGATTAATAATCGGCATTGGATTGGTTGGGTTCGCGCTTTTCGGGGGTGCACTTTTTGTGTTACTGGGTGGTGCTTCGATTATCGGATACGCGACAGCAGGCGAACCGATTTCAACAATTCTGATCGATTTCAACCGGCTCACACGGAATTCAACGATACTCATTATCCCGCTCTTCACTTTCGCGGGATATATAGTCGCTGAAGGGAAGGCACCCCAAAGATTGGTTGCGTTTGCGCGCGCGAGTGTGGGTTGGTTACCGGGTGGTATTGCTGTCGTCGTGCTCTTTACCTGTGCGTTCTTTACAACTTTCACCGGGGCATCGGGCATAACGATTATTGCCCTGGGTGGATTGCTCTATCCGATTCTACGACAGACGTATAATGAAAGATTTTCACTGGGCTTGGTGACGGCTTCTGGGAGTATCGGGTTATTGTTCCCTCCGAGTGTCCCCCTTATCCTGTACGCGATTATCGCCCAAGTGCGTATCGACAGGATGTTCCTTGCAGGTATCCTTCCCGGGATTCTGATTCTCGCCATACTGAGCTTCTATAGTTGCGGGTGGAGTCTCTTCAAACGGACAGAGACAACTCCGTTTGATTGGCGAGTTTTCCTGCGAACGCTCTGGGAAGCGAAGTGGGAGATGCTGCTGCCGTTTATTGTGTTAGGAGGCATCCTATCCGGTATCGTTACACTGGACGAAGCGGCGGCATTAACAGCCCTCTATGCCTGTATCGTAGAGATTGGTATCCACCGTTCTATTTCGTTGCGAGTGTTGCCACGTATCGTCAAGGAAAGCACAGTGCTTGTAGGCGCGATCCTCATTATTCTCGGTGTCGCTTTAGGGTTGACAAACTACCTGATCACGCTTGATGTGCCTATGACTGTCCTTGATTGGATTCAGTCAACAACGGAAAGCCGTGTCATCACGCTGATTGGGCTGAATATATTCCTACTGATTGTTGGGTGTCTGATGGACATCTTTTCAGCGGTGATTATCGTTGTGCCGTTGCTGCTCCCTATCGCTGAGGAATTTGGAATTGATAAGGCGCATCTCGGTATTATTGTCTTAACGAACCTTGAAATCGGTTATTTGACCCCGCCGGTAGGAATGAATCTGTTCATCTCAAGCATGAAGTTTGATCGATCCGTCTTGCTGCTGTATCGCTCTGTGCTATTGTTTATTGCGTTGTTGATGATAGCACTTGTGTTGGTGACGTATGTCCCGGAGTTGAGCCTCTGGCTACCGCGGGCGCTTGGAAAAACACCGCAACCACTTTTCTGA
- a CDS encoding DUF2088 domain-containing protein: MKNTATVRTRAWYGDAELTLNFPTGWEVEVLGPKDAPALSDAQIERAFAEPIGTPRISALAKGKKSAAIIVDDLSRPTPAAQVIPFILRELTEAGVPKSEIRFVAGIGAHRPLTDEDIVKKVGADIAAAYEVTNHNFMSGDLRAFGNLENGMPVYLNRTVADADFKICLGGIYPHSSVGFSGGAKLIVPGIAGFTTMFYFHTFPPGRGPAVIEGQSDEPDRRDSAELAAGVLGLDMIANVVLNSRREICGLFVGDFIKAHRKGAHFAMDTYETVIPETTRKETDLVVINCYPLDADAIQLDKALAALSYFENAYTIALYPASDSSCYHGLFDRIDYARYLRQRAAQTPPEAPPQPIGRRGQLHVWSEHFLADDFYKEYPASLLFRDIEGLIQLFAEKLPTHARVAILSVGGIQVLT, encoded by the coding sequence ATGAAGAATACTGCGACAGTGCGCACCCGGGCTTGGTACGGAGATGCAGAACTAACGCTGAATTTTCCGACCGGTTGGGAAGTAGAGGTATTGGGTCCGAAAGATGCACCTGCGCTTTCTGATGCCCAAATTGAACGCGCATTCGCCGAACCAATCGGCACCCCTCGGATTTCGGCGTTGGCAAAAGGTAAGAAGAGTGCTGCTATTATTGTGGATGACCTGAGTCGTCCAACCCCGGCTGCACAAGTTATTCCATTTATTTTACGCGAGTTAACCGAGGCGGGTGTTCCGAAATCTGAAATTCGGTTTGTTGCTGGCATCGGTGCCCACCGACCTCTCACCGATGAAGATATAGTGAAAAAGGTTGGGGCAGATATTGCTGCTGCATACGAGGTAACCAATCATAACTTTATGAGTGGGGACCTCCGTGCATTTGGCAACCTTGAGAACGGCATGCCGGTGTATCTGAATCGGACCGTCGCGGACGCGGATTTTAAAATTTGTCTCGGTGGCATCTATCCCCACAGTTCCGTTGGCTTTAGCGGCGGCGCGAAACTCATTGTCCCCGGTATCGCAGGTTTTACCACAATGTTCTATTTCCATACTTTTCCACCGGGGCGCGGACCCGCTGTGATTGAGGGACAGAGTGATGAGCCGGATCGTCGCGACAGTGCCGAACTGGCAGCAGGTGTTCTCGGTCTTGATATGATCGCCAACGTTGTGCTTAATAGCCGTCGTGAAATCTGTGGACTGTTTGTCGGTGATTTTATTAAGGCGCATCGTAAAGGTGCGCATTTCGCGATGGATACCTATGAGACAGTCATACCAGAAACAACTCGAAAAGAAACAGATCTGGTGGTGATTAATTGCTATCCCCTCGATGCTGATGCGATTCAACTTGATAAGGCATTGGCGGCTTTAAGCTATTTTGAAAACGCTTACACGATAGCACTCTATCCCGCGAGCGATAGCAGCTGCTACCACGGGTTGTTCGACCGAATCGATTACGCACGCTATCTGCGACAACGAGCGGCACAGACGCCACCGGAAGCCCCTCCGCAGCCGATCGGACGGCGTGGGCAACTCCATGTTTGGTCTGAGCATTTTTTGGCGGACGACTTCTACAAAGAGTATCCAGCATCCCTTCTTTTCCGGGATATTGAAGGACTGATTCAATTGTTCGCGGAGAAACTTCCGACACACGCCAGAGTTGCTATTTTATCTGTAGGCGGAATACAGGTCCTCACGTAA
- a CDS encoding TRAP transporter small permease, producing MNHKLKSSLQNINTFLGKIETGLLCLIIAMMLGLAILKIVMRYVFSASLLWSDIMLQHLTLWLCLLGAALATCERRHISIDVLSRILPERITRWSNFIIDCLALIVVGILAYYGFSFLHDEQLSEAVLIGSVPLWWAKAIIPYGFVLIGIHLFLQIGIHLMGDERTPNPVEGESD from the coding sequence ATGAATCATAAATTAAAATCCTCCCTCCAGAATATTAATACGTTCTTGGGTAAAATTGAAACCGGTTTGCTGTGTCTTATTATCGCGATGATGTTAGGACTCGCGATTCTCAAAATCGTCATGCGTTACGTGTTCAGTGCAAGTCTATTGTGGAGCGATATAATGCTTCAGCATTTAACGCTTTGGCTATGCCTTTTAGGGGCTGCCCTGGCTACTTGCGAAAGAAGGCACATCAGCATTGATGTCCTCAGTCGGATACTCCCCGAAAGAATCACGCGCTGGAGCAATTTTATTATCGATTGCCTCGCTTTGATTGTCGTTGGAATTCTGGCATATTACGGCTTTAGCTTTTTACATGATGAGCAATTGAGCGAGGCTGTATTAATTGGAAGTGTTCCGTTGTGGTGGGCGAAAGCTATTATTCCGTATGGTTTTGTCCTCATCGGCATCCATCTCTTCCTCCAAATTGGCATCCACTTAATGGGTGATGAACGGACACCAAACCCTGTCGAAGGAGAATCGGATTAA
- a CDS encoding LamG domain-containing protein, with translation MRLVYLFLLMSVFVVGSVFAGIPDDKDLLMWIGEGSGNKAVDGTGNGNDGTFHGNAKWVGDGKYQAGISLKGAETYMEVPDVIAEAGSLLFWFKPDWNGKDGDDYRIFDASLGPIYFFVSKGANHADINPEDFGFYFEAADDADWQDVEFDPAGIITKDKWFHVAATWDFDGGNPFLYIDGKEAATSGKKITGGFPALHEKPRFGWETIPYIPFKNGAEGVIDEISFWQRALEEAEIQEMMEVSLDVEAAGKLAVTWGELKTRQ, from the coding sequence GTGAGACTGGTTTACCTATTTTTGCTTATGAGTGTATTTGTCGTGGGGTCTGTGTTTGCTGGAATCCCTGACGATAAAGATTTACTTATGTGGATCGGCGAGGGCAGTGGAAACAAAGCAGTTGACGGCACCGGAAACGGGAATGACGGCACTTTCCATGGGAATGCCAAATGGGTTGGCGACGGAAAATACCAAGCCGGAATCTCCCTCAAAGGCGCAGAAACTTACATGGAAGTTCCCGACGTTATCGCTGAGGCGGGCAGTCTGCTGTTCTGGTTCAAACCCGATTGGAACGGCAAGGATGGCGACGATTACCGGATTTTTGATGCCAGTTTGGGTCCCATCTACTTCTTCGTCTCCAAGGGTGCGAATCACGCCGACATCAACCCCGAAGACTTCGGTTTCTATTTTGAGGCAGCGGACGATGCCGATTGGCAGGATGTTGAATTTGATCCGGCAGGAATCATAACAAAAGATAAATGGTTTCATGTCGCCGCGACGTGGGATTTCGATGGTGGAAACCCGTTCCTATACATTGACGGTAAAGAAGCCGCAACCAGTGGCAAGAAAATCACTGGCGGTTTCCCCGCACTTCACGAAAAACCGAGATTCGGGTGGGAAACAATTCCGTATATCCCTTTCAAAAACGGCGCAGAAGGGGTCATTGATGAAATCTCTTTTTGGCAGCGCGCCCTTGAGGAAGCAGAGATACAAGAAATGATGGAGGTCAGTCTGGACGTTGAAGCGGCGGGAAAACTCGCTGTTACATGGGGTGAACTGAAAACAAGACAATAA